The following coding sequences lie in one Candidatus Poribacteria bacterium genomic window:
- the ilvE gene encoding branched-chain-amino-acid transaminase, translating into MLIYIDGEFLPKAEAKVSVFDHGLLYGDGVFEGIRSYNGRVFKLDEHLERLYDSAKSIMLEIPISIETMKETVLETLRRNHLREAYIRLVITRGVGDLGLDPAKCPKPSIIIIADKIALYPQKFYEDGLEIVTASVRRNYAEAINPRIKSLNYLNNILAKIEGKQAGAEEVLMLNAEGYVVECSGDNIFWIKNGTLVTPPVHMGILEGVTRNSVIDIAREAGIRLEERVFTRHDLYIADECFLTGTAAEVIPVVKIDQRAVGDGQPGKITQRLISAFRQYANSSGTPIYTTE; encoded by the coding sequence ATGTTGATTTATATCGATGGAGAATTTTTACCAAAAGCGGAGGCAAAAGTCTCAGTATTTGACCACGGTTTGCTTTATGGAGATGGAGTGTTTGAAGGCATCCGTTCCTATAACGGTCGGGTCTTTAAACTCGACGAACACCTCGAACGGCTTTACGATTCTGCAAAGTCCATTATGTTAGAGATTCCGATCTCCATTGAAACGATGAAGGAAACCGTTCTGGAGACACTCCGCCGAAATCACCTCAGAGAAGCCTATATTCGATTGGTTATAACTCGCGGTGTCGGGGATCTCGGACTGGACCCAGCTAAATGTCCGAAGCCAAGTATAATAATTATTGCAGATAAAATCGCCTTATATCCACAAAAATTCTACGAAGATGGATTGGAGATCGTAACCGCCTCTGTCCGACGCAATTATGCGGAAGCCATTAATCCGCGCATTAAATCCTTGAACTATCTAAATAACATTTTAGCAAAGATTGAAGGAAAACAGGCAGGAGCGGAAGAGGTTTTGATGCTCAACGCAGAAGGCTATGTCGTTGAATGCAGCGGGGACAACATCTTCTGGATAAAGAACGGAACGCTTGTCACGCCCCCAGTACATATGGGCATTTTGGAGGGCGTTACCCGCAACAGTGTCATAGACATCGCACGTGAAGCCGGGATACGCCTCGAAGAGCGCGTCTTCACACGACACGACCTCTATATTGCTGATGAATGCTTTTTGACCGGCACCGCTGCCGAGGTTATTCCCGTTGTGAAAATAGACCAGCGCGCTGTTGGGGACGGACAACCCGGAAAGATAACACAGAGACTGATCTCTGCATTCCGGCAGTATGCGAATAGCTCCGGCACTCCGATCTATACCACAGAGTAG
- a CDS encoding ABC transporter ATP-binding protein, with protein sequence MPNTAEALIRIVDLHKSYYDGEVELPVLQGIDFEVNMSELLAVVGASGVGKSTLLHIIGTLDRPTAGRVLYDEQDIFTWHDTELARFRNKEIGFVFQFHHLLPEFTALENVAMGALITTPNDKAVYEQAASLLDYVGLSERLSHYPSQLSGGERQRVAIARALINKPKVVLADEPTGNLDRRSSEAVLELLWDLNSKSGQTFVIVTHNQELAQKVDRVVQLVDGKVA encoded by the coding sequence GTGCCGAATACTGCAGAAGCACTCATCCGTATTGTAGATTTACACAAATCTTATTATGATGGCGAGGTGGAACTTCCAGTACTTCAAGGTATTGATTTTGAAGTAAATATGTCAGAGTTGCTTGCAGTCGTCGGGGCATCAGGTGTTGGGAAAAGCACACTGCTTCATATTATCGGAACACTCGACCGCCCGACTGCAGGGCGCGTCTTATACGATGAACAGGACATTTTTACCTGGCACGATACCGAACTCGCACGGTTTCGGAACAAGGAAATCGGGTTTGTGTTTCAATTTCATCACCTGCTACCGGAATTTACAGCACTTGAAAATGTCGCAATGGGGGCTTTAATCACAACACCAAACGATAAAGCAGTTTATGAGCAAGCAGCATCTCTGCTTGACTACGTTGGACTCTCAGAAAGGCTCTCGCACTACCCAAGCCAGTTGTCCGGGGGCGAGCGGCAGCGGGTCGCTATCGCACGTGCCTTAATTAATAAACCCAAAGTGGTGCTCGCTGATGAGCCAACTGGGAACCTTGACCGGCGAAGTAGCGAAGCCGTACTTGAACTCCTATGGGATTTGAACTCGAAATCTGGACAAACCTTTGTTATCGTAACCCACAATCAAGAACTTGCTCAGAAAGTGGATAGGGTGGTTCAACTTGTTGACGGGAAGGTTGCTTAA
- a CDS encoding ABC transporter permease, with protein sequence MKFEWFVASRYLRSRRKQSFISIISIISIGGVALGVATVILVIAVLDGVEHGLKDRFLSNEAHVVLSLIDQSFFTDYQKRIERIEGLDDVVAASPAIWTQTGVFRERTDTIQDVIIIKGIDPAQEDKVTGFSTYVDGSTDFLNSERIEKARFIRGETITGGIILGGRLAARLGIIKGDVLRLLVTLQRHPVNEAMLVPDLANFVVIGFYESEMEFYDNNLGLIHINSAQKLYDAENRANTIFVRLADAELAPRMATRIEDVAGFTVLEGMPNAITWMERQAPLFSALRLEKIATIIIEALIIIVASFNIASTLIMTVMEKTKDVGTLRTLGSSRGNIMRIFMIQGSVIGILGTMLGTALGLSLCWLLSSNTARPAYWYAFVLAVPILLQVFIASQRVLRNKGAWKFAVGVLWLIGIGFALYCTVTPISLVDLGLSQIYQMHQLPIKVNWLFVIFINVLSFIICWFATLYPAWQAANLKPVEALQHE encoded by the coding sequence ATGAAATTTGAATGGTTTGTCGCCTCACGCTATTTGCGTTCTCGGCGAAAACAGTCGTTTATCTCTATTATTAGTATTATTTCAATCGGTGGGGTCGCACTTGGTGTCGCAACAGTAATCCTCGTCATTGCTGTATTAGATGGTGTTGAGCATGGACTCAAGGACAGGTTTCTATCAAACGAGGCACACGTCGTCTTGAGTCTAATTGATCAGAGTTTTTTCACAGACTATCAAAAACGCATTGAAAGGATTGAGGGACTTGATGATGTGGTCGCCGCCTCCCCTGCTATTTGGACACAAACAGGCGTTTTCCGAGAACGTACGGATACTATTCAAGATGTAATTATCATCAAAGGCATTGACCCAGCGCAGGAAGACAAGGTCACTGGTTTCTCAACGTATGTTGATGGCTCAACGGACTTCCTAAACTCGGAGCGTATTGAAAAAGCTCGGTTTATCAGAGGCGAAACGATTACCGGCGGCATCATTCTTGGGGGGCGTTTGGCAGCCCGGCTCGGCATTATCAAAGGCGATGTCCTGCGGTTACTCGTTACGCTGCAACGGCATCCAGTAAATGAGGCAATGCTTGTCCCCGACTTGGCGAACTTTGTTGTCATCGGGTTTTATGAATCCGAAATGGAGTTTTACGATAACAATCTTGGGCTTATTCACATCAATTCTGCCCAAAAATTGTATGATGCAGAGAACCGAGCGAATACCATTTTCGTCCGATTGGCCGATGCTGAATTGGCACCCCGGATGGCGACGCGCATCGAAGATGTTGCTGGATTTACTGTCTTAGAGGGGATGCCCAACGCAATCACATGGATGGAGAGGCAAGCACCGCTCTTCTCGGCACTGCGATTAGAAAAAATAGCAACTATCATCATTGAAGCTCTTATTATCATCGTCGCCTCCTTTAATATCGCAAGCACACTCATCATGACGGTGATGGAAAAAACAAAAGATGTCGGAACACTCAGGACACTCGGCTCCTCACGCGGCAACATTATGCGAATCTTCATGATTCAGGGGAGCGTTATTGGGATACTCGGAACAATGCTTGGCACCGCTTTAGGACTTTCGCTCTGTTGGCTTCTCAGTTCCAATACCGCGAGACCGGCTTACTGGTATGCCTTTGTGCTTGCTGTGCCAATTCTTTTACAAGTTTTCATAGCCTCACAGCGTGTGTTGCGAAACAAGGGGGCATGGAAGTTTGCAGTCGGGGTCTTATGGTTGATCGGAATAGGTTTCGCACTCTATTGTACAGTCACACCAATTTCGCTCGTGGATCTTGGACTTAGCCAAATCTACCAGATGCATCAACTGCCGATAAAGGTAAATTGGCTATTTGTTATTTTCATCAATGTGTTGTCATTCATTATTTGCTGGTTTGCAACGCTCTATCCGGCGTGGCAAGCGGCGAATCTGAAGCCGGTTGAAGCTTTGCAACATGAATAA
- a CDS encoding GNAT family N-acetyltransferase: MRTAPPLLTERLLLRSFTLEDAQDVQHLAGERDIALMVYRIPHPYEEGMAEEWIRACADAYKRDEAINFAITLRTDRHLIGTIGLELEQENERAELGYWIGKPYWSHGYATEAARAVVAYSFEVLKLNRIYAYYFTRNPASGRVLEKVGMRYEGCRRQHTKKWNNFEDSRGYGMLKTDYDSLTPISSDKKRESIGLTHSALKSP; the protein is encoded by the coding sequence ATGAGAACCGCGCCGCCCCTTCTTACGGAAAGATTATTACTTCGCTCATTCACACTTGAGGACGCGCAAGATGTACAACACCTCGCAGGTGAACGTGATATCGCTTTAATGGTCTACCGCATTCCACACCCTTATGAAGAGGGTATGGCGGAAGAATGGATTCGCGCCTGTGCTGACGCGTACAAAAGAGACGAAGCAATAAATTTCGCAATTACGCTGAGAACAGACAGACACTTAATCGGGACTATAGGACTTGAACTCGAGCAAGAAAACGAGAGAGCTGAGCTCGGTTATTGGATAGGGAAACCTTACTGGAGTCATGGGTATGCGACTGAAGCAGCACGCGCTGTTGTTGCTTACAGTTTTGAAGTATTGAAGTTGAATCGGATCTATGCTTATTACTTCACGCGAAATCCTGCCTCTGGACGGGTGCTGGAAAAAGTCGGAATGCGCTATGAAGGGTGCCGCCGACAACATACAAAGAAATGGAATAACTTTGAGGATTCAAGGGGATACGGGATGCTAAAAACGGACTATGATTCACTAACACCTATCTCGTCTGACAAGAAAAGAGAATCAATAGGACTTACGCATTCCGCCTTAAAGTCCCCCTGA
- a CDS encoding GNAT family N-acetyltransferase, translating into MKTAPTLHTERLILRSFTLEDAADVQRLIDDPDMASTTDEIEHPYEEGMAEEWVQWCHECFEDGGRTNFAVTLKTDGTLIGKISLNFRIHLPYKDAELGYWIGKSYWNCGYCTEAAKAVLAYGFREHDIEYIYANYFKRNPASGRVMQKIGMHYVEYIPKDPKRHYFEDTIRYEILKDEFTEK; encoded by the coding sequence ATGAAAACCGCGCCGACACTTCACACAGAACGGTTGATACTCCGTTCATTTACGCTTGAAGATGCCGCCGATGTACAACGCCTTATTGATGACCCAGATATGGCATCGACCACTGATGAGATAGAACATCCGTATGAAGAAGGTATGGCGGAGGAGTGGGTCCAGTGGTGCCACGAATGCTTTGAAGACGGCGGACGCACTAATTTTGCTGTCACACTTAAGACAGATGGCACTTTGATTGGCAAAATTAGTTTAAACTTTCGGATTCACTTACCTTACAAGGATGCAGAACTTGGCTATTGGATAGGGAAATCCTATTGGAACTGTGGGTACTGCACTGAGGCAGCAAAAGCAGTCCTCGCTTATGGGTTTCGCGAACACGACATTGAATATATTTACGCTAACTACTTTAAACGAAATCCCGCTTCTGGACGAGTGATGCAAAAGATCGGAATGCATTATGTTGAGTATATTCCGAAAGATCCGAAAAGACACTATTTTGAGGACACAATCCGGTACGAAATTCTAAAAGATGAGTTCACAGAAAAATGA
- the lysS gene encoding lysine--tRNA ligase: protein MEETKDLIQQRRDKLDEIRRFGVEPYPHKYEPTHTTSAIHRDFAEIQEAPDQTHTVRVAGRIMTKRDHGKSSFAHLQDGEGKIQIYVRRDKVGAEPYKIYRRFDSGDIVGAAGTVFRTRTGELTVLVDSIELLSKSIRPLPEKWHGLQDKQTRYRQRYADLIMNPEVKDVFLKRTQIVQAIRDMLNAQDFIEVETPVLQPIYGGANARPFTTYHNTLEQSLYLRIANELYLKRLIVGGFERVYEFSRDFRNEGMDRDHNPEFTMLELYQAYADYIQIMELTETLIADTAKTIHGTTIIPYQEYELDLTPPWRRMSMVNAVREHSGIDPLPLSADQLYKAAVDAGVDLAGDETKGQIIAELFDKFAESKLIQPTFITDHPIEVSPFAKKKPDNPEFVERFEFFICGMEVGNAFSELNDPIDQRQRFLEQASSLEAGDDEAFMVDEDYLRALEYGMPPTGGLGIGIDRLTMLLTNQYSIRDVILFPQMRPEN, encoded by the coding sequence GTGGAAGAGACAAAGGATTTAATTCAGCAACGTCGTGACAAGTTGGACGAAATACGCCGATTTGGTGTAGAACCGTATCCGCACAAATACGAACCTACACATACGACATCCGCAATTCACCGAGATTTTGCCGAAATCCAAGAGGCGCCCGACCAAACGCATACCGTTCGCGTCGCAGGTAGAATCATGACCAAACGCGATCACGGCAAAAGCAGCTTCGCGCATCTACAAGATGGCGAAGGTAAAATTCAGATTTACGTCCGGCGCGACAAAGTCGGTGCCGAACCCTATAAAATCTATCGACGCTTTGATAGCGGTGATATTGTCGGGGCTGCAGGAACAGTTTTCCGAACACGAACCGGTGAATTGACTGTTCTCGTTGATTCCATAGAACTCCTCTCCAAATCTATTCGACCGCTCCCGGAAAAATGGCACGGGTTACAAGATAAACAGACACGCTATAGACAACGATACGCCGACCTCATCATGAATCCTGAGGTCAAGGACGTTTTTCTTAAAAGAACACAAATTGTTCAAGCGATTCGCGATATGCTCAACGCTCAAGATTTTATTGAAGTTGAGACACCCGTCCTTCAACCAATTTATGGCGGCGCAAACGCTCGACCGTTCACAACATATCACAACACTTTGGAACAGTCGCTTTATCTGCGAATCGCAAATGAACTCTACCTCAAACGCCTGATCGTCGGTGGATTTGAACGGGTTTATGAATTCTCACGCGACTTCCGAAACGAAGGCATGGATAGAGACCATAACCCTGAATTTACAATGCTTGAACTCTATCAGGCCTATGCTGACTATATCCAGATAATGGAACTCACGGAAACCCTCATCGCTGATACCGCAAAAACTATTCATGGGACAACGATAATCCCTTATCAGGAGTATGAACTCGATCTCACGCCTCCTTGGCGGCGGATGAGCATGGTCAATGCCGTTAGAGAACACAGCGGTATAGATCCGCTGCCATTGTCAGCGGATCAGTTGTACAAGGCAGCGGTTGACGCTGGCGTTGACTTAGCAGGTGATGAGACGAAGGGGCAAATTATCGCTGAACTCTTTGATAAATTTGCGGAATCAAAACTTATTCAGCCGACATTTATAACGGATCATCCGATTGAGGTTTCACCCTTCGCCAAGAAGAAGCCTGACAACCCAGAGTTCGTTGAACGTTTTGAATTCTTTATCTGTGGCATGGAGGTCGGAAACGCTTTTAGTGAACTCAATGATCCGATTGACCAACGCCAACGTTTTCTGGAGCAGGCAAGCAGTTTAGAGGCTGGCGATGATGAAGCATTCATGGTAGACGAAGATTATCTACGCGCCTTGGAATACGGGATGCCGCCAACAGGTGGACTCGGTATCGGTATTGACCGCTTGACGATGCTGCTAACGAACCAGTACTCCATCCGGGACGTAATCCTGTTTCCACAGATGCGCCCGGAAAATTAA
- the prfB gene encoding peptide chain release factor 2 (programmed frameshift), whose protein sequence is MLIDLKNQAEEMQTRLLELRVIFDLSAKRKELAELEEITIAPDFWSNTQRVQKINQRIAVLRDEISKYEELNLKIQDIQTLIELAIEENDESLQTEVGDGLESVASRLEQMELQLMLNGEFDENNAILSIHSGAGGVDAQDWAGMLMRMYLRWCDTRGYQTQIVDITVGDEAGIKGTTILVTGPSAYGYLQAETGVHRLVRLSPYDFNKRRHTSFAAVDVTPEIDDTVEVDIQAEDLRIDTYRASGAGGQHVNVTDSAIRITHKPTGIIVQCQNERSQHKNREIAMKLLRSRLHEKYRAEREAELSRQRSERLDIDFGSQIRSYVMHPYQRVKDVRTNVETGNVSAVLDGALDVFIESYLKMKAQEK, encoded by the exons ATGCTTATAGATTTAAAAAACCAGGCTGAAGAAATGCAGACGCGTCTCTTAGAACTCAGA GTTATCTTTGACCTATCTGCAAAACGAAAAGAATTAGCAGAACTTGAGGAGATAACTATCGCTCCAGACTTTTGGAGCAATACACAACGCGTTCAAAAAATCAATCAACGTATCGCAGTCCTCCGAGATGAAATTAGTAAATACGAGGAACTGAATCTCAAGATTCAAGACATCCAGACGCTCATTGAACTCGCAATTGAAGAGAACGATGAAAGTTTACAGACGGAAGTTGGAGATGGGTTGGAGAGTGTCGCCAGTCGTCTTGAACAGATGGAACTCCAGTTAATGTTGAATGGTGAATTTGATGAGAATAACGCTATTCTCAGTATCCATTCTGGCGCAGGGGGCGTTGACGCACAAGATTGGGCAGGGATGTTGATGCGCATGTACCTCCGTTGGTGCGACACACGCGGCTATCAAACGCAGATTGTTGACATCACTGTCGGAGATGAAGCCGGTATCAAAGGAACGACGATTCTTGTTACAGGACCTTCCGCTTACGGGTACCTCCAAGCTGAAACGGGGGTGCATAGGCTCGTCCGTCTGTCTCCTTACGATTTTAACAAGCGACGGCATACCTCTTTTGCCGCCGTTGACGTTACCCCTGAAATCGACGATACTGTGGAAGTAGACATTCAAGCAGAAGACCTACGCATAGATACCTATCGAGCCAGCGGGGCTGGTGGACAACATGTCAATGTCACAGACTCAGCAATTCGTATTACACATAAACCGACAGGGATTATTGTTCAGTGTCAGAACGAGCGTTCGCAGCACAAGAACCGAGAAATCGCGATGAAACTCCTCCGCTCACGCCTTCATGAAAAATATCGGGCTGAACGGGAAGCAGAACTATCGAGACAGCGGAGTGAACGTTTGGACATCGATTTCGGTAGTCAAATCCGGTCGTATGTGATGCACCCTTACCAACGCGTCAAGGATGTACGGACGAATGTTGAAACTGGGAACGTTAGTGCTGTGTTGGATGGCGCGTTGGACGTGTTCATTGAGAGTTATCTTAAGATGAAGGCACAAGAAAAATAA
- the lnt gene encoding apolipoprotein N-acyltransferase: MKRHQHWLLAILSALLLFLSFPNVNLYPFAWIAMVPFFIALAQTTNWKSAFWVGYLTGFLFFAGLLLAIALLYPYANIFATIAGYLLLVGYTGLYFAVFAALMKFVPVRSGILFPLAAACIWTALEWVRSWLITGFPWGSIGYSQWNNLFSIQAASIVGVHGISFVIVFFNAGIATLLCNRQQWRQEIRAVVLPVVLMFLCFGYGAFQLQDAEPLDRETNSTVSADTETLNVALIPGNISQLRKWDVNQFPAILQSYINLTYKASRAAPDLIVWPETSIRSRALTGEWPRSYGRFSRMLREISMPIIVGTANRGKTDAAIGKFSKDIDKRSEPIYNRVLSIASDGKIQGDYAKMHLVPFGEYVPLKNLLPDFIPDFIQFEPFAHGKTVNLLPVFIVKDRTETVKRTDGLFRDAKVFVVKDKADTEKIEIGASICFESVFPDEFRRPVQKGARVMGIFTNDAWFKGTAFPELHLSMAPFRAIENRIAVFRCANGGFSGIVDKFGRIRMPLVAPNATQEVLIAPVPLLSSTEREQTLYTRYGDWFPILCTLICVGWFGSRPVIRRWRKHS, encoded by the coding sequence TTGAAACGCCATCAACATTGGCTACTTGCGATACTTTCAGCACTCCTGCTGTTTCTTAGTTTCCCGAATGTAAACCTCTATCCGTTCGCTTGGATCGCGATGGTGCCGTTTTTCATTGCACTCGCGCAGACAACCAACTGGAAATCCGCTTTCTGGGTCGGCTACTTAACGGGCTTCCTGTTCTTCGCAGGTTTGCTCCTTGCTATTGCCCTGCTCTATCCATACGCAAACATCTTCGCTACGATCGCTGGTTATCTGCTCCTCGTCGGCTATACGGGCCTCTATTTTGCTGTTTTCGCTGCCCTCATGAAGTTTGTACCGGTGCGTTCAGGTATACTATTCCCTCTTGCCGCTGCGTGCATCTGGACAGCATTGGAATGGGTCCGAAGTTGGCTGATAACAGGATTCCCGTGGGGGAGTATTGGCTACTCACAATGGAACAACCTGTTCAGCATACAGGCTGCCTCTATTGTCGGTGTACACGGCATTAGTTTTGTTATAGTGTTTTTTAATGCTGGCATCGCTACCCTTCTTTGCAACCGCCAGCAGTGGCGACAAGAAATTCGTGCCGTAGTCCTACCGGTGGTTCTGATGTTTCTCTGCTTTGGTTATGGGGCCTTCCAACTTCAAGACGCTGAACCTTTAGACCGTGAGACAAATAGCACAGTATCGGCAGACACCGAAACCTTAAACGTCGCACTCATCCCCGGTAATATCTCGCAGTTACGGAAGTGGGATGTGAATCAATTCCCAGCGATTTTGCAGAGTTACATCAACTTGACATATAAAGCGAGCAGGGCTGCACCCGACTTAATTGTATGGCCCGAAACATCAATTCGAAGCCGAGCGTTGACTGGTGAATGGCCGAGATCCTACGGCAGGTTTTCCCGAATGCTCCGTGAAATATCTATGCCTATAATCGTTGGTACAGCGAACAGAGGAAAAACAGACGCAGCAATCGGCAAATTTTCCAAAGACATTGACAAAAGAAGTGAACCGATATATAACCGCGTCCTTTCGATAGCCTCAGATGGAAAAATACAGGGAGACTATGCGAAGATGCACCTCGTGCCGTTTGGCGAGTACGTACCACTGAAAAACCTTCTCCCCGATTTTATCCCCGATTTTATTCAGTTTGAACCCTTTGCTCATGGAAAAACAGTAAACCTTTTACCCGTGTTTATCGTTAAAGATAGAACGGAAACAGTCAAACGGACAGACGGTCTGTTTCGGGACGCAAAAGTGTTTGTCGTTAAAGATAAGGCAGACACCGAGAAAATAGAGATCGGCGCTTCAATCTGCTTTGAATCGGTGTTTCCAGACGAATTTCGTAGACCTGTCCAAAAAGGTGCCAGAGTGATGGGAATCTTCACCAACGATGCTTGGTTCAAGGGTACCGCTTTCCCCGAACTGCATCTGTCGATGGCACCTTTCCGCGCGATTGAGAACCGGATAGCGGTCTTCCGTTGCGCAAATGGCGGATTCTCGGGCATTGTGGACAAGTTCGGTAGGATCAGGATGCCTCTGGTTGCACCGAACGCCACGCAAGAAGTCCTTATCGCACCCGTACCGCTGCTTTCATCTACGGAACGTGAGCAGACACTTTATACCCGCTACGGCGATTGGTTTCCGATCCTTTGCACACTCATCTGTGTCGGCTGGTTCGGCAGTCGCCCCGTAATACGCCGATGGCGTAAACATTCTTAA
- a CDS encoding DUF5916 domain-containing protein: protein MRTIKARLGNLYLFTLLTYFTIYVLAGKVFPADTDHEPAETSTHREIKAIRTETPPKIDGKLDDACWQNSAKTGGLIQFEPQRGEPATQPTTIYLAYDANKLYVAFECFKTDMHNLAANQTRRDSFFFSDDHVEVLIDTFLDGRNCYAFALNALGTQTDRRLINEGANRRTGSSMIGTAISWDCDWQGQAAKGTDRWTAEFAIPFAELRFSKASETATWGINFWRNDEAPAEEQTWADLGERQYAVSKFGHLTNLQIADLVTKRPVKFKPYGTLKPQILQSRDGETTTALKPDAGLDLRYPIKDFTIDLTLNPDFAQIEADPDLVNLSDIPLRFPEKRPFFLEGNELFQMPMDLFYSRRVEDLIGGGKIIGKFSKYNLAFMGAVAGPENPDKEIKEGELPLANYNYSVLRLQREIGKTSSVGFLGVNKQRGSTYDRAGGVDARVQLPADLNLNLEYATEWKAGGLKMAERTVDDLIFLQLARRTNVFSLDAVYADIGEHFNPETGFVPRVDRRGLVIRSRYNKQYKGALERLRGEAEYERLANHAGELTNHRARFSGLLGVSNFFVLLGPEWYYHVNDDNQPFTDRTVRFFAGWFPPKYVQIRNTGSFGIRDNKDTFFIRPEITIRPTAKLSFEFILQRLHEREPEATQWHLSEWTRRFIVNYQFAQRMYARASAEFTLERERRVFALFAYEYRPESNFFIVYNDNRDVEGDTERIVFIKIAHLLKTDLF, encoded by the coding sequence ATGCGAACAATTAAAGCACGGCTTGGAAACTTATATCTTTTTACGTTGCTCACTTATTTCACGATCTATGTGTTGGCGGGTAAAGTTTTTCCTGCAGACACAGATCACGAACCCGCTGAAACTTCTACACACCGAGAGATTAAAGCGATCCGCACGGAAACCCCACCGAAAATTGATGGAAAATTAGATGACGCATGCTGGCAAAATAGCGCGAAAACCGGTGGACTCATTCAATTTGAACCACAGCGCGGCGAGCCAGCGACTCAGCCAACGACTATCTACCTCGCTTACGACGCGAATAAACTCTATGTGGCGTTTGAATGTTTCAAGACCGATATGCACAACCTCGCAGCAAATCAGACGCGCCGAGATTCCTTCTTCTTCTCTGATGACCATGTTGAAGTTTTAATCGATACTTTTCTTGACGGTAGGAATTGCTATGCGTTCGCTTTAAACGCGCTTGGCACACAAACTGATCGACGCTTGATTAACGAAGGCGCGAATAGGCGGACCGGTTCGTCGATGATTGGCACCGCCATCTCATGGGATTGCGATTGGCAAGGTCAGGCAGCAAAAGGGACAGACAGATGGACAGCCGAATTCGCTATTCCATTTGCGGAACTCCGATTCTCAAAAGCCAGCGAAACTGCAACTTGGGGCATTAACTTTTGGCGAAATGATGAAGCGCCTGCCGAGGAACAGACATGGGCGGATTTGGGAGAGCGACAGTACGCTGTCTCAAAATTCGGGCATCTAACGAACCTTCAAATCGCAGACTTGGTTACCAAACGACCGGTGAAATTCAAACCGTATGGCACACTAAAGCCACAAATACTGCAATCAAGAGATGGCGAAACGACAACCGCTCTGAAACCCGACGCGGGACTTGATCTCCGGTATCCGATCAAAGATTTCACAATCGATCTGACGTTAAACCCAGATTTCGCACAAATCGAGGCGGACCCCGACCTTGTGAATCTCAGCGACATCCCGCTCCGTTTTCCTGAGAAGCGTCCGTTTTTCCTTGAAGGAAACGAACTTTTTCAAATGCCGATGGATCTGTTCTATAGCCGACGGGTTGAAGATTTAATCGGTGGCGGGAAGATCATCGGAAAGTTCAGTAAGTACAACCTCGCCTTTATGGGTGCCGTCGCGGGCCCAGAGAACCCAGATAAAGAGATAAAAGAAGGCGAGTTACCGCTTGCTAACTACAACTACTCTGTTTTGCGATTGCAACGAGAGATCGGGAAAACGTCATCTGTTGGATTTTTAGGCGTGAATAAACAACGCGGCAGCACTTATGACCGCGCCGGTGGCGTAGATGCGCGCGTCCAACTGCCAGCAGACCTGAATCTCAATCTCGAATACGCAACGGAATGGAAAGCAGGCGGTCTCAAAATGGCAGAGCGTACTGTGGACGATCTAATTTTTCTCCAACTCGCGCGTCGGACAAATGTATTCTCGTTAGATGCGGTTTATGCAGACATTGGGGAACACTTTAATCCCGAAACGGGTTTCGTGCCGCGCGTAGACAGACGCGGTCTTGTTATTAGGAGTCGCTATAACAAGCAATACAAAGGTGCACTCGAAAGGCTCCGTGGTGAGGCTGAATACGAACGGCTTGCGAACCATGCAGGTGAACTCACAAACCACAGGGCACGTTTTAGTGGACTCCTCGGTGTGAGTAATTTTTTCGTTCTCCTTGGACCAGAGTGGTACTATCACGTTAACGATGACAATCAACCCTTCACAGACAGAACAGTTCGATTCTTCGCCGGATGGTTTCCACCCAAATATGTCCAGATCCGAAATACTGGTAGCTTTGGCATCCGCGATAATAAAGACACTTTCTTTATCCGCCCAGAAATCACGATTCGTCCGACCGCCAAACTTAGTTTTGAGTTTATTCTACAAAGACTCCACGAAAGAGAGCCAGAGGCGACGCAGTGGCATCTTTCGGAATGGACCCGCCGTTTCATTGTGAACTATCAATTTGCGCAGCGGATGTATGCCCGGGCGAGTGCAGAATTCACGTTAGAGAGAGAACGTAGAGTCTTCGCTCTTTTCGCGTATGAGTATCGTCCCGAAAGCAATTTCTTTATTGTCTATAACGACAACCGAGATGTAGAAGGAGACACCGAGCGGATAGTATTTATCAAAATCGCCCACCTATTGAAAACCGATCTTTTTTAG